A window of the Planctomycetaceae bacterium genome harbors these coding sequences:
- a CDS encoding DUF4198 domain-containing protein: protein MKNLFTLICASVIAVPALAHDTWVEVNTPEVREGNVVHVDLKLGNHGNGHRDFKLHSLITLDHASLAVKAPCGCTTDLKPNLIGTAYEPKQGYWTTPYITTKPGLHVVSHELDTLHGKIRAIKSAKTYFVVGPDPSATKGPLMRCDRALGHPLELVPLTNPVTESGPGKPIRVRVLFEDKPLVDARVTFIPRGQALAEEFDDKFERRTDANGEAEFTPTEANMVLAVIHHQEPERSGEGYDSTYYSATLTVAVPQVPFPAPAAPATASR from the coding sequence ATGAAGAATTTGTTTACGTTGATTTGCGCATCCGTGATTGCTGTTCCGGCCTTGGCTCACGATACGTGGGTCGAAGTCAATACTCCGGAGGTTCGTGAAGGCAATGTCGTTCACGTGGATCTGAAACTAGGCAATCACGGCAATGGTCATCGCGACTTCAAGCTGCACAGCTTGATTACGCTCGATCATGCATCCCTGGCGGTGAAAGCGCCCTGCGGCTGCACCACCGATCTCAAGCCGAATCTGATCGGCACGGCCTACGAACCAAAGCAGGGCTACTGGACCACGCCTTACATCACTACGAAGCCCGGCTTGCATGTGGTGTCTCATGAACTGGACACGCTGCACGGAAAGATTCGAGCGATCAAGAGTGCCAAAACCTACTTCGTGGTTGGTCCCGATCCGTCCGCCACCAAAGGGCCTCTGATGCGTTGCGACCGAGCACTCGGCCATCCCCTGGAACTGGTGCCGCTGACGAATCCCGTAACCGAAAGTGGTCCGGGCAAACCAATTCGCGTTCGCGTGCTGTTCGAAGACAAGCCGCTGGTGGATGCCAGAGTCACGTTTATCCCCCGAGGCCAGGCATTGGCGGAAGAATTTGATGACAAATTTGAACGCCGCACCGATGCCAATGGCGAAGCAGAATTCACGCCGACCGAAGCCAACATGGTGCTGGCCGTCATTCATCACCAGGAACCCGAACGCAGCGGCGAAGGGTATGACAGCACCTACTATTCGGCCACTTTAACGGTTGCCGTTCCTCAGGTGCCCTTTCCAGCGCCCGCCGCACCGGCGACAGCAAGCCGATAA
- a CDS encoding DUF1559 domain-containing protein produces the protein MPFLHSEIRKRGFTLIELLVVIAIIAILIALLLPAVQQAREAARRTQCKNNLKQIGLAIHNYESTYSLFPGMAASSTWGRSVHAAILPFVEQANLANLIANDAPLMLGSGGSQTLNPVHTMAAKTIIPFYMCPSDNGMEVFDGIPNLPLPDQAFAGTNYRYCTGSGTNTNYDFRARTDGLFWWASASKFRDVTDGTSNTVMFSESRRGNGIDSTNATPDDPQIQMARYGGGGLLAAGQGFSGAPGHNPDLAVAAAAANGSPRWDGRRGMSWIWSHGHTGSFNTYVPPNWKDPDVHRNGIGWFAARSLHTGGAQALLTDGSARFISDNIDRSTWQALGTRGGGEVIGEY, from the coding sequence ATGCCTTTTCTTCATTCAGAAATCCGCAAACGCGGTTTCACCCTCATTGAACTTCTGGTCGTGATTGCGATCATTGCCATCCTGATTGCATTGCTGCTGCCTGCCGTACAGCAGGCGCGGGAGGCGGCTCGGCGAACGCAATGCAAAAACAATCTGAAGCAGATTGGGTTGGCGATTCACAACTATGAATCAACCTACTCATTGTTCCCTGGAATGGCTGCCAGCAGCACCTGGGGGCGATCAGTACATGCGGCCATTCTGCCGTTTGTAGAACAGGCCAACCTGGCCAATCTGATTGCCAATGATGCTCCGTTGATGCTGGGGTCCGGCGGCAGCCAGACGCTGAATCCGGTTCACACCATGGCGGCGAAGACCATCATCCCGTTCTACATGTGTCCCAGCGATAACGGAATGGAAGTATTCGATGGCATTCCGAACCTGCCGCTGCCCGATCAGGCGTTTGCAGGAACAAATTATCGTTATTGTACGGGTTCCGGGACGAATACGAACTACGATTTTCGAGCTCGCACGGACGGCCTGTTCTGGTGGGCCTCGGCGTCGAAGTTTCGTGACGTGACGGACGGAACATCCAACACGGTGATGTTTTCGGAATCGCGTCGAGGCAACGGTATCGACAGTACGAATGCCACGCCCGATGATCCTCAGATTCAGATGGCTCGTTATGGGGGCGGTGGACTACTGGCCGCTGGTCAGGGCTTTTCCGGAGCCCCCGGCCATAACCCGGATCTGGCGGTCGCCGCGGCAGCCGCCAACGGCAGTCCTCGCTGGGACGGGCGACGCGGTATGTCGTGGATCTGGTCTCACGGTCACACGGGTTCCTTCAACACCTATGTGCCGCCGAACTGGAAAGATCCCGACGTTCATCGCAATGGCATCGGCTGGTTTGCCGCTCGCAGCCTGCACACAGGTGGAGCACAAGCGCTGCTGACTGACGGTTCAGCGCGCTTCATCAGCGACAACATCGATCGATCCACCTGGCAGGCGCTGGGAACTCGCGGCGGCGGCGAAGTGATTGGCGAGTACTGA